The DNA region GCCAGAAAGTTGAAAAATAAGATTGAACCCGGAACATGCCATGAAACTTAAGGCTTGTCCACTGTTATGCTGTATGACAGGAACCAACTATAACGTAGCCGCATTCTGTCCATCTAATCCATTCAGCCTAAGGAGAAAAAGAGAATTGTAGTGGATACCCGGGTACAAAGTGGGAATATTGCATTACAGCTGCCCTTTCTGAAAACCGAAATAAGTCTGGGAATACCAAACAGAACTCAAAGAATGAAATTCACGACTACTATTAACAGGAAGCATTTCTCCAGGATTTAAAAGCTGAACTCTCTTCCTCTACGTTTGACAGTTCTGTGACTAATGTTCTGATATTTGAAGATAAACCATCTGCGTATAGCCATTAAACACCGAATTATCCAGCCTGCCTAACCCAAGCCTCTGAAACAAGCCATACCGGCCATCTTCCACAATAGGAGTAACTGTACGAGCAGGATCATATCGTGACTGATGAGTGAGGGATGGTCCTGCCACCGGTGGAAGCTCCCAGTACACATCGAGGATCGATTCCACGAACCTGCTGTTCTCAAAGTGCTCGGTCAAAGAGATGGGCTGATTGGTGTGGTTGAAGTTGTCTCGTGCATAACCTCTAACACCCCACCATGCATCACCTGGGCTGCACAGCTCATCTGTATCAACTGCCTTCTCCCAGAATTTCTTTCTTCTCGATCTGATCCGGGCCTCATCACTGTCTCTAAAGCAGCTATGGCCGCCCCCTGTAAGAGCAAGAAAAACTAACAGATGAGCCATCCTTATTGTTGATCTCAAACGAAAATCCAATTGATGACTAATACTCTGCAAAGTGTTTCTACGACTCTCCAATAATTAGTCTTACATACCCCAGAATTTATTCAAATCAGACATGAGCAACATCCAAATGCTAAAAGTAGGGGAATTAAGTTTAGTTTCAGCTACTTGAGCAAGGACTGAAAATATACCACTGATGTAAAATTGGTCACAGATCTGCCTCAAGGAATAATGATCTCCGGTTCCAGTGTCATAGTTATCCTCGAAAACAAGATGCCTGAACCCAGCTTTCAGGGCCTGCTTAATTCTgcccaaaaaagaaaggaatgaAAGGAATCATCGATAAGAGCCTCAACTAATCTGATTATTTAGGCATTGATAGATCCATGATGACAGCCATCATTGGCAGTCTAAATAGTGACAGTACCTTTTTAGCTCATTCTGATGATCATCGAAAAAGATAAGAACTCGACTAAGGTCTGTAACCTTATGCTTCTTCATCACTGTTGTCCAGTCAACGCTTCCAAAATCAATGAAATCCTTCCCAGCAAAGTATGTGCAATTGGCATCAACATAAGCAGGACCTTTCTTCAAGTACTTCTCAGGATGCCGGGGTGTAAGTGATATAATAGGTGTATCGGGCATAGCTTGCCTCAGAACCCATGTGGAATGGCCCTTAAAAGCACCGCTTTCGATCATGAGGTCTGGCTGTAGCCACCGAGCGACAAACCAGAGACCAAAACTGTGGTCAAAACCCATTCCATACATGTTGTTCTTGATTGGTCGTGTTTCATATATGGGTACAAACTCTTCCAATCCTTTCAGCAAATCCTTTGACGTCCACTCCACCGTTTTTCCATGTTTCGATCTGCCTTTACCCCAGGACAAACATTAAATCGCATTGTACCACTACTAGCAATGTACAAGAGATTGCACCCATATAtccaataaaatgaaaattcagaTAGACCAGATACGTTACATACGTCGACAGCATACATTTTAGACTGAACATTAGATACAATTTATCAGAAATATCATATCATAATCCACAAAAGTTCCCAAGGAGAGGAAAGAATGATAAAGCCAAGATTCCAGCTTCCACATGTGCATGCTCCTTGCTTCAGCATTTTCTAAGCAGCTAAAGGCAGCATCACATGGCAACAGAATCAAATCACGAGAAGCTAGGAACAACTGAGTTATGCAGAGACTCTAAATTCAACTTCCTTTTGCAATTGAGACTCGTAAATGAAGGCAAAAGATCAAGAATTGAAAAAActtaacaaaaaagaaaacacaaaTGAAATGCAAAGATCGTTCAACTTTGCGTCCTTGGCAGCTAAGAACTACCATTAGCTTAAACGCGCGATCCAAATTGTTCGAAAAGGTATGGCAATCCATGAGAAATCCTCCAAAGATAATGATTCTCGAGGAAAATCTTCCATTataccaagaaaagaaaacctgTCATAATCATACATCACGACAACAGGTAAACTTCTGATCATGTCAACAAACTAAGCCCCACCACATTCGATCCAATCCATGACATGCAACTCGTAATCTTGATGTTACTAACGGAAGAGATTGATTCCAAATATGAGAGACTTACACCAAGGAACGCCGAGGGAGCCGAAGTCAGATTCGAGGCCATCGAAGCCGAAGAAGTGGGCGCGGGAGACGGCGCCGTAGGGGTTGGCGACGCAGATGAGGCTGCGAAAGGGTTGGACGAGGGAAGGGATCAGGAAGAAGAGgacaaggaggaggaggagccaCGGCCAGGAGGGGCAGAAGTGGTTGAACTTGGTGGCGTGGTTAACGAATCTGGCGGTAAGGATGGAGACGTGGTTCTGCTTCCTGGTCTTGGACTCGTCGGCCGCGTCGGCGTCGGAGTCGCCGGTGTGTGGCGCCGCCCTGCGCATCGAGAGGACTCGCTCCAGCATCTAACGGCGAGGAGCGAGAGagggatagagagagagagagagagagagtgtgtcAGCAGAGAGAGTGAAGTGCATATTGTGCGTGTGGGGGGGTCTGGATTTTGTTAATTTCCTTGTCAAGGGAGTTCTTGACGGTAACGGCGTCAGACGAACTCTAGTGTGGAGGGCATAAGCGTCGTTTCTTAattcatcttttctttttgttttttccgCGAAAATTTTCTATTCATATTGTATTGTCCTGGGGGTGACCGCCTAGTGCGTAATCAaatgaaatttcaatatttcaaaaatgggTTATGCTAAGTTTATTAGTTGATCAGACATTAACACGGCCACGACGGTAAAGTTGTTTTGATTCTTCCAACACGTGCATGTAATTTAAGCCCTAAAAAGGTGAAATTGGCCCTAAGGACAATTGAATAGATCTGGCCACTATGAATCTCAAGAGACTCAAGTGATATGGATTCCGGCCTTGTAAAGCCAAGAGAAACACACTTCAAGGCCTAGAAGCCAAGTCGCAAATGGAAGTCAATCCTCACTCGGAAGTTTGGACAGAGGTAAATGGATAAACCAAGATGCTCGCTGGATTTTAACGTCCTAAGTACAATATGTAGGTGCTGGAATTGAAGAATGAAATGTAAAGCCTAAAGTAAAGTGCAAGGGAATGAAAAATACCGAAATGTAAAATGAAGGAGTATgaatgttgttttttttttttgctaacccgaGGTATCCGGgtttcgcccgactaatccccGAGGCTCCGTGAACCCCCGGCGGCGCACGAAGCGGGTAATTACACCAAAGGCGCTCCGGTGGCCCCAAGGGGATTCGAACCCGGGTCTCGGTGCAAACTTAAGTGCACATTAACCACTAGACCAAATCCTTTGGGGTTAGTATGAATGTTGTGTTGTCGAAGAAACTACAATGATCTACACTCCTAGCTTATGTAGAGAAGCCTAAGATAGCTAACACTCAGCTACAGTTGAATCTTATTACACAATAGGCCAAAACTAAGGCAAGGGAAACAAGAAATATGGTTCCTTATTAACTATGCTTCAAACGagcaattaaataaataaaaatggtaaTGGTCATCTTAATACGTCCTTGTCTTATTGAAGATTACTCTAACTTGCAATTTCCTTGGATGCAAAGATCTCCCCACGCTTTCCATTTTGAGGCACTAACCCTAGACGCGGTAGGCCTAAACTAGATGTTGTCACTTCTCTCGTGCTGGGCCAGTCTAAAGATGTCCTCCGCGggcctttcttctttttctcagTCTTTACGTGCTTGAGCTCATTAACCCTCCCACATGGATCGTCTATGTCATGTACCTAGGCCAATCCTCGTCAATCCAAAGCTCAATTAATACTTAATCTTGGTTAATTATCTTTAGCTCCCATGATTAATGCGACATGTTGAAATCTAGTGTAAACAACACCCCTGCATGTTTAGCCATGTGAGTGGAATATCAAACATGGCTTGACATGTAAATTTGAAGATTTCCCACATCAATTTCTTGTGATTaaacaagaaattaaaattttccaaaatgaAATTGTCCTCTCAACTTATTAACCATTGTAACCATTCGTGCCTTTAAATGCTAGTAGGTcccaaaaatttcaaatcaggCAATTATGGTAGCCGCCTGCCATTTTCTCTCGTTCTCCCACTAAGCTGCTCTGACTCTACCCCttatctctttctctttcttctcaCACTCACCCACTCACTGATCCTTCTTCTCggttctctctccctctctgtcTCTGCACTCCCACAACCACACTCTTTCTCTCTTGCTTTTCTTCTCCGACTTTTCATATCGTTTACCACACTAACGCCCATCATCGCCATCATCTCTGATAACTTGGGCCATTAGCACCTTACTCTACTGAGTTATGATTGACTTATGTTGCTCAACATCCCTTGACTCTTGCCTTCTTACACGAGTTTCCATTTCGACTTGGGCGTCGCGAGAGAAGCATTGACACCCACTCGAAACTCAGTTTCTCAATACCCTAGCCTTCGTCCTCTTTCCTGCTTAATTCAAGGGAATCTCAAGAAAAACCCTAAATTAGCTCACTCATTTCTATGGCTTGATTAGACTCGATTTGAGAAGCCCTCGATTGCACTCTTACTTTGGTAGGATAATTAGTGGGTCTAATTAGTAACTCTTACTGGGTATTGGTTTGTAGGATGTCGACAATTGGGGCTCGCCACGCCGTTCTCGAGGCCACAATCTTGTGGCCCCCCTTTTGTCTCAGAGCATCCTCGAGTTCTAGGATCTTTCTTCACTTCCGATCCTTCCAATGCCATTGGTGGCGCCTCCCCTGCTCTTCAAGACCCACCCTA from Punica granatum isolate Tunisia-2019 chromosome 3, ASM765513v2, whole genome shotgun sequence includes:
- the LOC116201177 gene encoding uncharacterized protein LOC116201177, whose protein sequence is MLERVLSMRRAAPHTGDSDADAADESKTRKQNHVSILTARFVNHATKFNHFCPSWPWLLLLLVLFFLIPSLVQPFRSLICVANPYGAVSRAHFFGFDGLESDFGSLGVPWCRSKHGKTVEWTSKDLLKGLEEFVPIYETRPIKNNMYGMGFDHSFGLWFVARWLQPDLMIESGAFKGHSTWVLRQAMPDTPIISLTPRHPEKYLKKGPAYVDANCTYFAGKDFIDFGSVDWTTVMKKHKVTDLSRVLIFFDDHQNELKRIKQALKAGFRHLVFEDNYDTGTGDHYSLRQICDQFYISGGGHSCFRDSDEARIRSRRKKFWEKAVDTDELCSPGDAWWGVRGYARDNFNHTNQPISLTEHFENSRFVESILDVYWELPPVAGPSLTHQSRYDPARTVTPIVEDGRYGLFQRLGLGRLDNSVFNGYTQMVYLQISEH